The Hevea brasiliensis isolate MT/VB/25A 57/8 chromosome 9, ASM3005281v1, whole genome shotgun sequence nucleotide sequence taaaaaataataaaatatagaaatattTAAGAAATTTAAAGCCCTTTATCACTTGTATTAATTTgcctataaaaaatttatttttatattataatattaagaTATAGttaagataaaataataaaattaaataataaattgtgttttttaaaataaaataatatttatattttttatctgaaaatataaatatttatattattttataataatatataaaaaatatatttaattattaaaaaaaaataaaatggacaactcATTTCGTCCCATTTCCAGTTTTCCACGCCGATTAAATTTTCGCTCAGCCTCGTTCCTGCCCGGATTAGTGGGGCGGGAACAGAGATGGCAAAACTCGGTCCTGCCCAATAACACAAGAAAACGACGACGTTATGGTCCAAATTTCCGAGTccctttctttcatttctttgccCGTGCAAAATTTTCACAAGATTCTAGCGCAACGAACAACAAAATCCTAGACCTCTCATACAATATCTGGTCATTTATCACTCGAACACAATCTTCTTGAGTCACCAGTAAAGGAATACATATTGCTCAACTCTTTGTTTGGTTAGCGAGAATTTTAGCATAAATTTTAGTGCTAGAATCTGTAGTCAAAACGTTTCTAGGTTTATTGTTCTTTTTGAGTTATCTTCAAATCTGTTATATCTtaactaatttaattttcataattgcgTGTTACTGAATTAGGGTTCATATAATGGAGGGAGTGGGAGATGACAGTGGGGCACCTATTGCCAAATGGAGGAGTGATTTTTCCAGGGCATTTCAGTACTGTCTTGATAGATCAACCCCTCATACAATGCGGAGGTGGCTAGGAACTTTGGCTGTGGCAATGATATATGTTTTACGAGTTTACCATCTTCAAGGGTTTTATGTTGTTTCCTATGGTCTGGGGATCTATATTTTGAATCTCTTGATTGGTTTTCTGTCGCCCAAGGATGATCCTGAGCTTGAAGCGTTGGATGGGGCTTCCTTACCAACCAAAGGTTCTGATGAGTTCAGGCCTTTTATTCGCCGACTGCCTGAGTTTAGGTTCtggtaattttttttctcttaagcTTCTAAATGGTTTTAGTTTTGGAACCTAGCATGTTTATACCATTGGCTTGTATGTGATGTGTGCTTTTGTTGGAAGGGAAAAAATCATTTTGTCAATGCAAGTGTGTGTTTTAGGAAACTTGGATCCAGCTTGCCAGAATTTAGTAGGTCTTTTTGATTTCAGGTGCTGTTAACTTATACCATTGGCTTTCTTTTGTGGTTTGTGCAATTGCTGAGAAGAAGAAGGCCTTTAAAATTTTGGCAATTTACGTGTTAGTAGTTTCATGAAATGTTGAGCATTATGGCATGTTTTTTTACTTACTTGTGCTGGTACTGTCAAGAACAGAAGGATTTCTTGATTGTCTTAGCTTCTATGTTCGTTTAGTTTTGTTTGTATATTATCTTCATTCATGAAGCCATAACGTCTTTTCTCATACTGGCTGTGGGACTTCCCAATGGTATTGCGGCTGTTGGTTCTGGCAACAGCGTAGGTCTTGTATGGATATGCCAACGATTGCATGTTATAGTTACAGAAATTGGGAAATAGTTGTAGGTCTCCCTGATGAATAGATGGCATACTTTTGGGTCTTTTTCAAAATGCTAGTTGGCTTCTAAATAGTGAAGTGTttccagtgcttttcaatcagcGTAATTAGTGCATCTCATTTTATCCAAATCCTCACGTAGACATTATAAATtttgtggttttttttttttttggttctttTGGGTATATATTACTATTGAAAATGTAGGAAGTTTCTGAATGTATTGTTTTATCTTGGTTTCAGGTATGCCATCACAAAAGCTTTTGTTGTGGCTTTTCTTTTGACCTTCTTCTCTGTATTGGATGTACCTGTTTTCTGGCCAATATTGTTATGTTACTGGATTGTTCTATTTGTCCT carries:
- the LOC110663569 gene encoding protein RER1B isoform X1 produces the protein MEGVGDDSGAPIAKWRSDFSRAFQYCLDRSTPHTMRRWLGTLAVAMIYVLRVYHLQGFYVVSYGLGIYILNLLIGFLSPKDDPELEALDGASLPTKGSDEFRPFIRRLPEFRFWYAITKAFVVAFLLTFFSVLDVPVFWPILLCYWIVLFVLTMKRQILHMVKYKYVPFNIGKQVVLVKIGTLVRNRLQLAA
- the LOC110663569 gene encoding protein RER1B isoform X2, yielding MEGVGDDSGAPIAKWRSDFSRAFQYCLDRSTPHTMRRWLGTLAVAMIYVLRVYHLQGFYVVSYGLGIYILNLLIGFLSPKDDPELEALDGASLPTKGSDEFRPFIRRLPEFRFWYAITKAFVVAFLLTFFSVLDVPVFWPILLCYWIVLFVLTMKRQILHMVKYKYVPFNIGKQRYTGKKSSAISSIATD